Proteins encoded in a region of the Triplophysa dalaica isolate WHDGS20190420 chromosome 10, ASM1584641v1, whole genome shotgun sequence genome:
- the LOC130430377 gene encoding uncharacterized protein LOC130430377, producing the protein MKNRFTINVLFVVFHHLFHLCDGVKSVSVMEGDSVTLHSDVTDIQSYYLTLWRFGDDGFTIARINKDKIIYSDIPAFRDRMVLDDQTGSLTITNSRIKHSGLYKMEISNSTGTSVKKFRLRVYDSPLLIEAEKGELKTVSVTEGDPAYLMMEDVDTQRYDLIVWRFGDDGILILKGDREDNKTTFSNEIYEDRLELNYQTGSLTITDARITDTGLYKVKISGDRRAEYLRFILTVSASGISSGGVAGIVIVVLLVVSGAVGVFVFFIHRRTSEIKKQNDVFVEKSVSMQTGDSVILDTGVKEIQKDDEITWMFKDTSIAKIIANQTIENIDERFKDKLELNPQTGSIIIKDTKTEHTGLYKVKMKLQDVTSAQIFSVSASDKLSVNEGDPFTLSSGQTELGDNVMIWSFKDKHIATVSEHQTPVCYEERFKDRVHVDPQTGSLTVTNSKTKHSGLYQLQISTEKSERKFTVTVREKIRKVSVMEGESFTLNTGVAFIQRPDMIKWMFKHKCIAELIGIKPAAAAVVVDKDERFTDRLELDHQTGSLTVTNTRTTDSGLYTLKIDSEDSEWKFSVTVRGRPPWEKRPEQKEVNEGDPFTLNSGQTELGDNDMTWRFKDKHIATVSEHQTSVCDEERFKDRVHVDPQTGSLTVTNSRTEDSGLYQLEISGKKKSKRKFAVRVREKIKKVSVMEGESFTLNTLTQRPEMIKWELGHRCIAEVIGIQPAVSAVVDDRFTDRLKMDHQTGSLTVKNTRTTDSGLYTLKINSEDSEWKFSVTVREKIRKVSVNEGESLTLNTGVAFIQGPDMIKWMFKHKSIDELTGKRPSAAAAAAHVDVYKDERFTDRLDLDHRTGSLTITNTRTTDSGLYTLKVDSEDSELKFSVTVRENIKTVFLMEGGLLSIRTGDVLTQSPDMIKWLFGDICIAELTGNTPAAAHVDVDKDERFRGRLKLDHYTLKITNTSSTDSGRYTLRMRTGDSERKYIVNVRVLSKENKGNDSEAAHKQTESHPLLPFHVVENEEHFLLNVNLKP; encoded by the exons ATGAAGAAcagatttacaataaatgtgttgtttgtagTATTTCATCATCTATTTCATTTGTGCG ATggagtgaagtcagtgtcagtgatggagggagattctgtcactttaCACAGTGATGTTACTGACATACAGAGCTATTATCTGACATTGTGGAGGTTTGGAGACGATGGCTTTACCATAGCTCGAATCAACAAAGATAAGATCATATACAGTGATATTCCAGCATTCAGAGACAGAATGGTGttggatgatcagactggatctctcaccatcacaaacagcAGAAtcaaacactctggactttataagaTGGAGATCAGCAACAGCACAGGCACTTCAGTGAAGAAATTCCGTCTTAGAGTCTATG ATTCTCCGCTTTTGATCGAAGCTGAAAAAGGTGAATTAAAGACGGTGTCGGTAACAGAGGGAGATCCTGCCTATCTGATGATGGAAGATGTTGACACACAGAGATATGATCTGATagtgtggaggtttggagatgaCGGCATTCTTATACTGAAGGGTGACAGAGAAGACAATAAGACCACATTTAGTAATGAGATATATGAAGACAGACTGGAGCTGAACTATCAGaccggatctctcaccatcacagacGCCAGAAtcacagacactggactttataaagtaaagatcagcGGTGACAGAAGAGCCGAATACTTGAGATTCATTCTGACTGTCAGTG CATCAGGTATATCTTCAGGTGGTGTAGCAGGTATAGTTATTGTTGTTCTGCTGGTCGTGTCTGGAGCTGTcggtgtatttgtgtttttcattcacCGCAGAacctctgaaataaaaaaacaaaatg atgtttttGTTGAAAAGTCAGTGTCAATGCAGACGGGAGATTCTGTCATTCTAGACACTGGTGTtaaagaaatacagaaagaTGATGAGATAACGTGGATGTTTAAAGACACATCTATAGCTAAAATAATAGCAAATCAAACTATTGAAAATATCGATGAGCGATTCAAAGACAAACTGGAGCTGAACCCTCAGACTGGATCTATCATCATCAAAGACACCAAAACTgaacacactggactttataaagtAAAGATGAAACTTCAAGATGTGACATCAGCCCAGATATTCAGTGTTTCTGCCAGTG ATAAACTGTCTGTGAATGAAGGAGATCCTTTCACTTTAAGCTCTGGTCAGACTGAACTGGGAGACAATGTCATGATATGGAgctttaaagacaaacatataGCTACAGTCAGTGAACATCAGACACCTGTTTGTTATGAAGAGAGATTCAAAGACAGAGTTCATGTGGATCCTCAAACTGGATCTCTGACCGTCACAAACAGCAAAACtaaacactctggactttatcaactacAGATCAGCACAGAGAAATCAGAAAGAAAATTCACTGTTACTGTCCGTG AGAAAATTAGGaaggtgtcagtgatggagggagaatcATTCACTCTCAACACTGGAGTTGCTTTCATACAGAGGCCTGATATGATCAAGTGGATGTTTAAACACAAGTGTATAGCTGAACTCATTGGAATAAaacctgctgctgctgctgttgttgttgataAAGATGAAAGATTCACAGACAGATTGGAGCTAGAccatcagactggatctctcaccgtCACAAACACCAGAAccacagactctggactttacACACTGAAGATCGACTCTGAGGATTCAGAATGGAAATTCAGTGTCACTGTCAGAG GCCGGCCTCCTTGGGAAAAACGTCCAGAGCAGAAAGAAG TGAATGAAGGAGATCCTTTCACTTTAAATTCTGGTCAGACTGAACTAGGAGACAATGACATGACATGGAggtttaaagacaaacatataGCTACAGTCAGTGAACATCAGACATCTGTTTGTGATGAAGAGAGATTCAAAGACAGAGTTCATGTGGATCCTCAAACTGGATCTCTGACCGTCACAAACAGCAGAACTGaagactctggactttatcaactagAGATCAGTGGcaaaaagaaatcaaaaagaaaattcgCTGTTAGAGTCCGTG AGAAAATTAAGaaggtgtcagtgatggagggagaatcTTTTACTCTCAACACCCTCACACAGAGGCCTGAAATGATCAAGTGGGAGTTAGGACACAGGTGTATTGCTGAAGTCATTGGTATACAACCTGCTGTTAGTGCTGTTGTTGATGACAGATTcacagacagactgaagatggaccatcagactggatctctcaccgtCAAAAACACCAGAAccacagactctggactttacACACTGAAGATCAACTCTGAGGATTCAGAATGGAAATTCAGTGTCACTGTCAGAG AGAAGATTAGGAAGGTGTCAGTAAATGAGGGAGAGTCTTTAACTCTCAACACTGGAGTTGCTTTCATACAGGGGCCTGATATGATCAAGTGGATGTTTAAACACAAGTCTATTGATGAACTCACTGGAAAAAGACcttctgctgctgctgctgctgctcaTGTTGATGTTTATAAAGATGAAAGATTCACAGACAGACTGGACCTGGACCATcggactggatctctcaccatcacaaacaccagaaccacagactctggactttacACACTTAAGGTCGACTCTGAGGATTCAGAATTGAAATTCAGTGTCACTGTCAGAG AGAACATTAAGACGGTGTTTCTGATGGAGGGAGGATTGTTATCGATTAGGACTGGGGATGTTCTCACACAGAGTCCGGATATGATCAAATGGTTGTTTGGAGACATTTGTATTGCAGAACTCACTGGAAATACACCTGCTGCTGCTCATGTTGATGTTGATAAAGATGAAAGATTCAGAGGCAGACTGAAGCTCGACCATTATACTCTCAAAATCACAAACACCAGTTCCACAGACTCTGGACGCTACACACTGAGGATGAGAACAGGTGATTCAGAAAGGAAATATATTGTCAATGTCAGAG TGCTTTCTAAAGAAAACAAAGGGAATGATTCAGAGGCGGCACACAAACAGACTGAATCACATCCTTTGTTACCTTTTCATGTTGTGGAAAATGAGGAACATTTTTTACTGAATGTGAATCTGAAACCCTGA